The Spirosoma oryzicola genome has a window encoding:
- a CDS encoding c-type cytochrome, with the protein MKKTVRILGISLAVILAGLVGALGYVKYALPNVGEAPTIKVSATKAQIERGRYLANHVNVCIDCHSTRDWSRFAGPPVAGTTGKGGDRFGPEVGFPGTFYAPNITPSGIGQWSDGEIIRAIASGVTREGKAIFPVMPHPAYGRMDVEDVKSIVAYVRTLKPIDNAVPASEADFPMNFILNTIPQKPAFQTKPDTTDVLAYGGYLVNAAGCTECHSQQDQGKAIAGLEFAGGREFVIPGGKVQSANITPDTKTGIGQWTKEAFVARFKAYDPARGYMAPEVKPGDRQSLMPWTMYAGMTESDLGAIYTYLKTLKPVPNRVTTFVASR; encoded by the coding sequence TTGAAAAAGACAGTTCGCATACTCGGAATTAGTCTAGCCGTTATTTTGGCTGGACTTGTAGGTGCATTGGGTTATGTCAAATATGCTTTGCCCAATGTAGGCGAAGCGCCCACTATCAAAGTCAGTGCGACCAAGGCTCAGATTGAACGGGGTCGTTACCTGGCCAATCACGTCAATGTTTGTATTGACTGCCATAGCACCCGCGACTGGAGCCGCTTTGCGGGGCCACCTGTGGCGGGTACCACGGGCAAAGGGGGAGACCGGTTTGGTCCTGAGGTGGGGTTTCCCGGTACATTTTATGCCCCAAATATTACGCCTTCCGGAATCGGTCAGTGGAGTGACGGTGAAATTATTCGCGCTATTGCATCGGGGGTAACACGGGAGGGCAAAGCGATTTTTCCTGTGATGCCCCATCCTGCTTACGGTCGAATGGATGTGGAGGACGTGAAATCAATCGTGGCTTACGTGCGTACATTGAAACCGATTGACAATGCTGTTCCAGCCTCAGAAGCTGATTTTCCGATGAATTTTATTCTCAACACCATTCCCCAAAAACCTGCTTTCCAAACGAAACCTGACACTACAGATGTCCTGGCCTACGGTGGGTATCTGGTCAATGCCGCTGGCTGCACCGAGTGTCATTCTCAGCAGGATCAGGGAAAAGCGATTGCCGGTCTGGAGTTTGCCGGAGGAAGAGAGTTTGTCATTCCCGGTGGCAAGGTGCAATCGGCCAACATAACGCCGGACACCAAAACGGGCATCGGCCAGTGGACAAAAGAAGCCTTTGTTGCTCGTTTCAAAGCGTATGACCCAGCGCGGGGGTACATGGCACCCGAAGTTAAACCCGGAGACCGGCAATCGCTGATGCCCTGGACGATGTACGCTGGTATGACCGAATCGGATCTAGGAGCAATCTACACGTACTTGAAAACACTAAAACCTGTCCCTAACCGCGTAACCACTTTTGTTGCAAGTCGATAA
- a CDS encoding SDR family oxidoreductase, which translates to MENTTKSVNPHTAVESLSGKRILLSGGTTGIGRAIGELMSYYGANVFTFGRHQEPLDEALSAMRSAGGQADGIVADSARAEDIQRVVEQAETKLGGLDILINCAALGAESIAEMADDDWRYVIETNLVGYLALTKEALRLMDKQQKGHIVLIGSMSAQVRESGSSVYVATKSAIEGFAESLRKEVNPKGIKVSLIEPGAVGSDMQSTSPDEEREAQDKGEMLKAADIAVCVQYILTQPQRCDVVSVQIRPHLQLI; encoded by the coding sequence ATGGAAAACACAACAAAGTCCGTCAATCCACACACAGCGGTCGAATCGCTAAGCGGCAAACGCATTCTCTTGTCAGGCGGTACCACCGGCATTGGCCGCGCTATCGGAGAGCTGATGAGTTATTATGGCGCTAACGTGTTCACGTTCGGTCGTCATCAGGAGCCTTTGGACGAAGCCTTGTCGGCCATGCGGAGTGCGGGCGGTCAGGCGGATGGCATAGTCGCCGATAGCGCTCGGGCGGAAGACATTCAGCGGGTAGTCGAACAGGCAGAAACGAAACTGGGCGGGCTGGATATCCTCATTAACTGCGCGGCACTGGGAGCCGAGTCCATCGCAGAGATGGCTGACGACGATTGGCGATACGTGATTGAAACAAATCTGGTGGGTTATTTAGCGCTCACCAAGGAAGCACTGCGCCTGATGGATAAGCAGCAGAAGGGTCATATTGTCCTGATTGGCTCGATGAGTGCGCAGGTTCGAGAATCGGGCTCGTCCGTCTACGTGGCAACGAAATCGGCGATTGAGGGATTTGCCGAAAGCTTGCGAAAAGAAGTCAATCCGAAAGGCATCAAAGTAAGTTTAATCGAACCAGGTGCCGTAGGTTCCGATATGCAGTCGACGTCCCCGGACGAGGAGCGAGAAGCCCAAGATAAAGGCGAAATGCTAAAAGCTGCGGACATTGCCGTTTGCGTGCAGTACATTCTGACCCAACCGCAGCGCTGTGACGTTGTTAGCGTTCAGATTCGGCCCCATCTCCAGCTGATCTAA